AAGCTGTCTAAATCACAATATGAAATAGAAGAGAGAGTTATGCTTGAGTGTAGAGTAAAAAAAAATAAGGATGAAAAAATCTATTATGCACTTAATGAAGTTGTTATATCTAAGGGAACTTTGGCAAGAATATTAGAATATGGCATAAAAATTGATGGCAATTTTTATACTAAATTTATGTCTGATGGAATAATTGTTTCAACACCTACAGGATCTACTGCATATTCTCTTTCTGCTGGAGGTCCTATAATTTCTCCTACTTTAAAATTAATTTCTATTACTCCTATATGCCCTCTATCTCTTGGTGTTAGAACTATGGTTATAGACAGTAAAAGTGAAGTTAATGTTGTTTTAAATAAAGTTTATCAACCTGTGTATTTAACTGTAGATGGTCAGGATTCTCAAGAAATAAGTAATATACATAAAGTATATATTAAAGAAGCTCCATTTAAATGTAAGATAATTAGAATAAGCGGATATGACTATTTTGAAATATTAAGAAAAAAGATAATATCTAGAACTAAAGAGTGTGAAGGTGATGAGTAATGAAAATATCGAGGCATGCTAAAATATTAGAAATAATAAATTCAAAGGATATAGAAACACAGGAAGAATTGGCAGATGAACTAAGAAAACAAGATATGGTAGTAACACAAGCTACAGTTTCAAGAGATATAAAAGAATTGAAACTGATAAAAGTTTTATCTAATAATGGCAAGTATAAATATGCTTCAATATCTTCAAATGAAAATTTTCTTTCAAATAAACTGGTTAGTGTATTTATTCAAACAGTTCTAAATGTAGAACATGTGAAAAATTTTGTAGTAGTTAAGACAATTTCAGGATCTGCCCCCGGGGCAGCAGAAGCAATTGATTCCCTTAATTTTGACGAAATTGCAGGTACAATAGCAGGAGATAACACTATCTTTATACTTGTACGAAGCGAGGAAAAAGCCTTTGAAATAGTACAGAAGCTAAAAAAATTACTTAATGAAAATGAATAGGAGGATTTAATATGCTCCTTCAGTTGAATATTAGTAATTTTGCACTTATAGAATCTCTAAGCATTTCTTTTGAAAATGGATTTAATGTATTATCAGGAGAAACAGGTGCAGGTAAATCCATATTGATTGATGCTATTAATTATGTACTGGGAGTAAAATTTACAAAAAATTCTATTAGAACTGGTGAGAAAAAAACTTTTGTAGAAGCAGTCTTTTCTATTAAAAATAGTAAAACTATAGAATTATTAAAGAAACTTGAAATAGATTATGATGATATCTTAATTATCTCAAGAGAAGCTTTTCAATCAGGGAAAAATATAACTAAGATAAATGGAAAAACTGTACTGCTTACTCAATTGAGAAAAGTTAGTGCTACTTTAATGGATATTCATGGACAGCATGAAAGTCAAACTCTTATGAATTCAGAAAATCATATTAATTTTTTAGACTCCTTTGGAGATGGTATTTTAAATAAAGAAAAAGAAAAATATAGAATATACTACAGAGAATTGAAAGAGATTGAATTCAAGATAGAAGAGCTTTCTAAAAAAACCGGCGACAAAGATAAAATTATTGACTTTTTAAAATATCAAATTGATGAAATCGAAAAGGCAAAATTAAAAGACGGTGAAGATGTTGAGTTGGAAGAAAGATATTCTATTATATCAAATAGTGAAGCTATAAGCAAAATTTTATGCAGCAGTTATGAAAAGCTCTATACAGGCAAGGAACAGACTTTATCCATATTTGATAACTTAGGAGTTGTTATAAAGGAGCTAAGGTCTATAGAAGAGCATTCCGATGAAATAAAATCTGTTGCTAGTTCCCTAGAGGAATCTTACTATAATATAGAAGAAAATATATCAATTATAAGAGATATTAAGGATAAAATTGAATTTGATGATAAAGAATTGGAATATGTAAATAATAGATTATATACAATTGATGGATTAAAAAAGAAATATGGAAATACTATCAGTGACATAAAGAAGTATAGAGAAAAAATAATAAATCAATATGAAGAACTTGTTAATTTTTCTGAAATTATACAGAAATTATCAATTGATAAAGACACTATTCATATTAAAGTAGTTGATCAAGCTAAAAAAATTCATAGTACAAGAGAAAAAATTGCAAAAACATTAGAACAAAAAATTTTGGATGAATTAAAGTATGTAGGTCTTGGAAAAAGCATATTTAACATTAATATTGAATTTAATGAACAAAATATTAATGAAAATGGAGGAGATAGAGTAAAGTTTTTCATAACTACAAATCCTGGAGAACCACTTAGAGAATTGGAAAAAGTCGTATCTGGTGGTGAATTATCTAGAATAATGTTGGCCTTTAAAACCGTTTTTGTAGATAAAGACAATATTCCTTCAGTTATATTTGATGAAATTGATACTGGAATAAGTGGTAAAGTTGCTCAAAGCGTAGCAGAAAAAATATATGCTATATCCAACAATCATCAAGTTTTTTGCATAACTCATCTCCCACAAATTGCATGTATATCAGATGTTCATTACCTTATTGAAAAAAAGATATTAAATGATAAAACTTTTACCTTTGTAAATAGATTAACATTAGAACAGAAGGAAAAGGCTATTGCTAAAATGATTAGTGGAAGTGAAATTACGAATTTGACCTTGGCAAACGCAAAAGAAATGATTATATTAGCAGATAATAAAAAGAAAAGTTTAAGGAAAATTTTATAATAAACATCAATAAAAAAATCCATAATATAAATTATGGATTTTTTTATTGGTGTTTTTCGTATATTGAAAGTATTAACTAATAATGCATTGTTATAATAGCATAATAAAAATTCATCAGGGTAACTTAAAATTATAATCTTAAAGATCAGGAGGTTAAAAGCATGAAGAACAAAAAATTAAAGATAATGTGCTCTATTTTAACTCCTATTATTATTTTAACTTTAGTTACCTTTATGAGCCTAAGAAATATACCAGAAACTATATATGTAAGACAAGGTGAAAATATAAATTACAGCTCAATGTTAAAGGTAAATAATAGTGATGTTACAGTATTAAAACAAAATACTAATAATCAGTTCCAAACAAAAGTAAAAAAATCTGTGAATTTATTAGGTATTTTACCTGTTAAAACCGTAAACTTAGAAGTGGTACCTAAAATTATGGTATACCCTGGAGGTCAACCTGTAGGTATAAAATTAAATACAGAAGGAGTTTTGGTAGTAGGTTTATCTGATATAGATTCACAAAATAGAAAAGTTAGCAGTCCTGCTGCAGAAGCAGGTGTGCAGATTGGTGATAGTATAGTAAAAATAGATGGGGAAAATGTAAACAATTCTAAAACAGTTTCAGACAAACTAAAAAAATATAAAGATTCTATTTTAAAAGTAACTATAAAAAGAGATGGGAAAAATATTGAAAAAGAAATTAGACCAATAAAAAGTGATTTAGATAATGATTACAAATTAGGATTGTGGGTAAGAGATTCTACTGCAGGAGTTGGAACATTAACATTCTATCATGAAAACTCCAAAAAGTTTGCAGCCTTAGGTCATCCAATAACAGATGTTGATACTGGTACAATGCTCAGTGTAAGGAATGGAAATATAATAAATTCATCTATAGTGTCAATAAAAAAGGGAGCTAAAGGTGATCCAGGAGAAGTTAGAGGAATTTTTGTAAATGAAAATAATCCCATGGGTAATATACAATCCAATACTATATCTGGTATTTATGGTATGACTGATAAAATATTAAAAAACCATAAATATAACAGACCTATAGAAATAGGACTTAGAAATGAAATAAAAGAAGGCGATGCACAGATACTTACAACAATAGATGGTGAAACGCCAAAACTTTACAGTATAAAAATTGAAAAGCTTCTTCCACAAGATTCACCAGGACCTAAAAGTATGGTTATAAGGATTACAGATCCTGAATTATTAGAGAAAACAGGTGGTATAGTTCAAGGAATGAGTGGTAGTCCTATAATACAAAACAACAAAATTATAGGTGCTGTGACCCATGTGCTTATCAATAAACCAGATGTAGGATATGGTATATATATGGAATGGATGTTAAAAGATGCTGGTATTTTAAAGTAGAATAAAAGACTTTAGAGTAAATTCTAAAGTCTTTTATAATTAATGTTAAAATAAATTATTATAGTAAAATTTTACAAAATATCTTGCTTTTTAATTGATTTAATAATAAAATAGAACAGAAATATAATTTATTTAATAAAAAAATAAATTTAAAAATAAATTTAATAAAAAAAATAATTTATATAATAAAGAAGGTTTTATCAAAGATTTGTCGAATACTTTAATTGTAAACATATGGGAATAGAAATATAAAGGGGAGTATTAAAAATGGAATATTCTAAGATAAGTGTATTGATAGCAGATGATAATAAAGAATTCTGTAATATTTTAAATGATTATTTATTAAATCAAAGTGACATAGTGGTGGTAGGTATAGCTAAAGACGGAATAGAAGCTTTAAAATTAATAGAAGAAAAAAAGCCGGATCTAGTTATTTTAGACATAATAATGCCGCATTTGGATGGATTAGGAGTTTTGGAGAAGCTTGCCAATATAAACATAGATCCTGTACCAAATGTAATTGTACTATCTGCTGTAGGTCAAGACAAAATTACTCAAAGAGCTATAACTTTAGGTGCTGATTATTATGTAGTTAAACCTTTTGATATGGATGTATTTACTAAGAGAATAAGACAAATGTTTAACAATACTATTTTGGATTCAGAAACTAAAAAGACAATGCCTATATCTGAAAAAGCTGCAGATGTAAAGATTTCTCAATCTGTACCTCTAGATTTAGAGGATGAAATAACAAGTATTATTCATGAAATAGGCGTTCCAGCTCATATTAAAGGTTATATGTATTTAAGAGAAGCAATAAATATGGTAGTAGATAATATAGAACTTTTATCTGCTGTAACTAAAGAATTATATCCATCTATAGCAAAAAAATATAATACTACTGCAAGCCGTGTAGAGAGAGCTATAAGACATGCAATTGAAGTAGCCTGGTCTAGAGGGCAAGTCGATACCATAAATAAATTATTTGGATATACCATACATAATGGAAAGGGAAAACCAACTAATTCAGAATTTATAGCAATGATTGCAGATAAACTTAGACTTAAAAATAAGGTTAAGAATGTGGCTCAGTAGGTGGGTTGAGAGTAGTTTTAGGGTATATCATCAGACCAACTAATGATTTTTGAGCCGACTAATATTTATTTAAAAATAAAAATAACTTTCAATATTCATTGGTGTGATTATTGGAGGTTATTTTTATGAATAAAAATGTAAAAAAATAAAGTTTGGATTATAAAATTGATGACTTTATGATTTGGTGTCAACAAAAAGATTTAAGAATAAAAAGTATCACATCTTATGAAGCTTGTCTCAGATTATTTGCTAGTTGAACAATATGCTACAACACACACATAGAAATAGTAGATAAAAAACAATTAATAATTAAATTAAAATAGGCAATTTAGGGTAAATTCTTAGATTGCCTATTTTTTTGTTTTTTATTATTACATCTAAATAAGAAAAATCTGCGTTAATCAAAACCAATGTTATGATAATTTTAATCAAACAGACAAATTGAAATTTATCAACATATAAATCGTATTATAAAAGCCAGTACAAATCTTCTCTTTTTATATTGGACATTGATAACGGACCTTGCCAACACTGTTTTTTCCATACTCAATGGCTTCTGTGGGACATTTACAAGTGAGTACATTCCTTGTCCCAGACAGGTTTGTTTTTTTTAGATGGATATTGTTAAGGGGACATTCTTTCACACATATGCCACATCCTATACATTTATCATCTGCTGTAAATTTATTTGATTTGACAAAAAATGGATAAAATACTGTGTTTACAACAGAACTGTTCAGGTAATCAACAAGGAAAGAAATTATATGAAAGATAGGAATAAAAGTATAGCTCAATCTATAAGTATGTTTGGTATCTTTTTCGGAAGATGGTTTTCTAGAAATTTTGGAGATAATACTTATTTTGGATTGAATGGCAACATATTAATAAGTATTATAGCTGGTATAATAATAGGAATTGCTTTAGTAATTTTGATTATAAAAAAGTTTTATTTTGCATCATTTATATTTTTAGTTTTATTTTCACCTATGATAATAACATATATAGGAATGTATTATGATAATACAACTTTAATGGATGTTGGTTTTATAACTTTTATCATTATATTAATAATATTTTTAATTCTTACAAAGCGGTATGTGAGAATTACTGATGATAGTTATGATAATATTAATTATGATAAATATAAAAATAAATATTAGTATAGAAATGTTATAGGGTATTTCCAAAAGTAGTAATACCCTATTTTTTCAGCTACAGTTTATATATTAAAGTACATTCTCGATCTTCCATAAGACTCATAGCATAAAACTTTTCTTGTTCCTCCGTAAATCTGCTTTTACTTATTTTTCTATTATAAAGTTCTGATTTATCCATAATAATCTTTATTTCTTTATCTTTAAAATTTCTTTTTCTATAGTATGGATCAAATACATATACATAATCATCATCAATAGAGGTAAGTAAAACATAATGATATATATTTGAATCAAAATATACTTTTACAGCAGCAACTCCATTGTTATTTAAGCATTTATAAACTTTACTGTTAGTTTTTAAATTTATTTCTTTATTTTTCAATGTTTCACATTTAATCTTTAAATTATGTGATTTAGAAAATTCATTTATACAATTACTTATTAATTCTACTGCAAAATATGATGTACCATTTCCACCTAACTTTCCATTTTTATTGTAAGTATCTAGACTATACATATAAATATTTTTTATGATTTCTGGGAAAATTTCATGTCTTTCAAATAAATATTTTAAAGCATTTATAAAAGTTGTTGGAACACAATCATATTCTGTACTTTGATATCCTAATGGTGTTTTCATTTTTACTATAACCTCGAATTATTTAAATTTTTAACTTATATTATTATATGAAAATTATACACTAAGTTCTTATATTGCGTGAAGTTGGAATTATACAAATAAAAGATTTTAAAATTTAACCTGACTAACTTGGCGTAAGTCTCCAACTTCTTGAAGTGGGAGTTCGACGCCAAGTAAGCCATGCATTTGCAGTTCTAAAATTCAAGATGGGGTAAAAGAATCCTCACCTGAATTAAGTACTTGCTTCAATAAAGTTTATTAATTAAGAGATTTTAATTTTACTATTTTCCCAAAAACCCAAAATCTATAGCCTAAAAAATTAACTATCTGAGCTAACAACATTGAAATAATTTTAGCAAAAAAAGAATTTAAAGAGCTATTATTCATTAATATACTTAACCCTATTAAACTTACACTTAATGAAGCTAAATTAACAACAATAAATTGAACAATTTCCATAATTGTTTTCTTATTATTTCTTGTATCATTAAAAGTCCAAAATCTATTGAAAAGGTAGCTATTTAAAGTACCACTAAAATATGATATTATCTGACTTATAATATAGTTAACACCCAATAAGATATTTAGCAAAGAAAATATTCCAAAGTCAAATATAGTATTTAAGCAACCTATGCATCCAAATTTTATGATATGTTTAAAATCGTTATTATTTATAAATTTATTATAAATATTTTTAATAGCAGTCATGTAATTCATACCTTTCCGATTTATCACTTTATTATGATTAAATTATAATAAGGGAATATGGCATAAATATAAAATAAATATGTTTATTTTGTGTGATTTTTAGTATTTATTAATTTAATTATTGAAGATTATCAATTATACTAAAAATAAACCCTATGTAGTTACTATTACTATCATAAGGTTTATTTTTAGTATAATTAAATATTAAGATAAGGGGGTATCTAATATTTGCTACGATTAAATATTAGCATTACAATACAGAAAAAATATAAAAGAATTGTGTTAAATTTATGTGATTAAATTTAAATTTCTTAAATATAATTATTTTATGGTTTTTTTTCGAAATTTATCAACTAATTTCATATCTTCTTTATCTTTTAATAATTCATATAAAATGCTGTATTTTTTGCTTAAATCATATAATTTATTCTTTTCTAATTTATTTAAATGTTTATAATTGGATAATAGCAGATTTATTGATAATTCTACTAAACTAAGTTTGTCTTCTAACTTGAGATTCTTTTCTAGATCGGTATCATTTATTTTTTGTATTTCCTCAGTATCACCTATTTTTACAGTAAATCCATCAATATATCTATTATTTGATAGTTCCGTATATTTTTTTACTATTTTAAGCTGAAGAATATAGTCTTTATGAATAATCCCATTTAAGTTTCCTGGATAGCCGTGAATGTAATAGTTGTCTCTAAATTTTACAACTAAAGTTGTTCTTCTAACAAAAGAGGTGTCCATAATAAAAACTACATCGCCTACATGGTAATCTACTCCCTCATAGGTAAAAGCATATTCTCCTATGTCTCCAAAATTTGTATTTTTTTTTGCTATATAGTTTTCTTTGATAATTTTACCTTTCATACATATTACCCCTTTCCAAATTTTCTTGTAAACGTTTATATAATTTTGAAGTTAAATCAATATCTCATAATTAAAATAAGTAAATTGATTTTAATTATTGGTATTTACAAATATTTTAATTATAAAAACTGAAATTAAAATAAATTATTTAAAAGATAATATAGTTATTGTAAATTTATAATTATGTAAGATAATATTCCCTTATATTTATATTTTATACAATTATTTTAACTTAGATACAAAATTTCTATATTTATGTAAATTTATCACAAATAACAAAAAATAATTATAATATAGTTAATGAATATATAAATTGACAATTTAATCCTATAATAAATTTTGTACTTTTTAGTAAATACTTAAATTTGACAATTGTATTTTTCGTAATTAGAATGAAATTATTGATTTTTATAAAGAAAATTTTAATTTTGGAGGATATTTTGATGAAATTAACGGAAGATACTGTCTGTGAGAAGAATTTATATAAAGGTAAAGTAATAGAATTATATTTACAAAAAGTTAGATTGAGTAATGGAAAATGTTCAGATAGAGAAATAGTAAAGCATCCTGGCGGAGTGGCTATTATAGCTTTTAAAGATAAGGAAACAATACTTATGGTAGAGCAGTACAGAAAGCCGCTGGAAAGGGTTTTAATTGAGCTGCCAGCAGGTAAAATTGAACTTGGAGAGAGGACTGAAGAATGTGGCAAAAGAGAACTTGAAGAGGAAACTGGGTATAAAGCAAGAGAATTTACCTATCTAGGTAAAATTGCTACATCACCAGGATTTTGTAATGAATATATTTATTTTTATAAGGCTGAAGATCTATATAAAGGTAAGTTGGATAGAGATGAAGATGAATTTATAAATATAAAAGAAGTAAAAATTAATGATATAAAAGAGATGATAATTAAAGGAATTATAATAGACGCAAAAACTATAAGTGCATTTATGTATTTGTAAAATTATCATATTATTCTATTGTGAATCATAAATATTATAAAAAGATGATTAACAATGGGAGGA
This genomic window from Clostridium pasteurianum DSM 525 = ATCC 6013 contains:
- a CDS encoding NAD(+)/NADH kinase, with translation MKNIGININKSKDKDRTVTREIVDFIVKNIEDVKIKIFDDLGNFTKDQAEKIDIMISLGGDGTILSTARNVCRYDIPILGINLGHLGFLASAELSELKECIIKLSKSQYEIEERVMLECRVKKNKDEKIYYALNEVVISKGTLARILEYGIKIDGNFYTKFMSDGIIVSTPTGSTAYSLSAGGPIISPTLKLISITPICPLSLGVRTMVIDSKSEVNVVLNKVYQPVYLTVDGQDSQEISNIHKVYIKEAPFKCKIIRISGYDYFEILRKKIISRTKECEGDE
- a CDS encoding arginine repressor, with translation MKISRHAKILEIINSKDIETQEELADELRKQDMVVTQATVSRDIKELKLIKVLSNNGKYKYASISSNENFLSNKLVSVFIQTVLNVEHVKNFVVVKTISGSAPGAAEAIDSLNFDEIAGTIAGDNTIFILVRSEEKAFEIVQKLKKLLNENE
- the recN gene encoding DNA repair protein RecN; amino-acid sequence: MLLQLNISNFALIESLSISFENGFNVLSGETGAGKSILIDAINYVLGVKFTKNSIRTGEKKTFVEAVFSIKNSKTIELLKKLEIDYDDILIISREAFQSGKNITKINGKTVLLTQLRKVSATLMDIHGQHESQTLMNSENHINFLDSFGDGILNKEKEKYRIYYRELKEIEFKIEELSKKTGDKDKIIDFLKYQIDEIEKAKLKDGEDVELEERYSIISNSEAISKILCSSYEKLYTGKEQTLSIFDNLGVVIKELRSIEEHSDEIKSVASSLEESYYNIEENISIIRDIKDKIEFDDKELEYVNNRLYTIDGLKKKYGNTISDIKKYREKIINQYEELVNFSEIIQKLSIDKDTIHIKVVDQAKKIHSTREKIAKTLEQKILDELKYVGLGKSIFNINIEFNEQNINENGGDRVKFFITTNPGEPLRELEKVVSGGELSRIMLAFKTVFVDKDNIPSVIFDEIDTGISGKVAQSVAEKIYAISNNHQVFCITHLPQIACISDVHYLIEKKILNDKTFTFVNRLTLEQKEKAIAKMISGSEITNLTLANAKEMIILADNKKKSLRKIL
- the spoIVB gene encoding SpoIVB peptidase codes for the protein MKNKKLKIMCSILTPIIILTLVTFMSLRNIPETIYVRQGENINYSSMLKVNNSDVTVLKQNTNNQFQTKVKKSVNLLGILPVKTVNLEVVPKIMVYPGGQPVGIKLNTEGVLVVGLSDIDSQNRKVSSPAAEAGVQIGDSIVKIDGENVNNSKTVSDKLKKYKDSILKVTIKRDGKNIEKEIRPIKSDLDNDYKLGLWVRDSTAGVGTLTFYHENSKKFAALGHPITDVDTGTMLSVRNGNIINSSIVSIKKGAKGDPGEVRGIFVNENNPMGNIQSNTISGIYGMTDKILKNHKYNRPIEIGLRNEIKEGDAQILTTIDGETPKLYSIKIEKLLPQDSPGPKSMVIRITDPELLEKTGGIVQGMSGSPIIQNNKIIGAVTHVLINKPDVGYGIYMEWMLKDAGILK
- the spo0A gene encoding sporulation transcription factor Spo0A, which codes for MEYSKISVLIADDNKEFCNILNDYLLNQSDIVVVGIAKDGIEALKLIEEKKPDLVILDIIMPHLDGLGVLEKLANINIDPVPNVIVLSAVGQDKITQRAITLGADYYVVKPFDMDVFTKRIRQMFNNTILDSETKKTMPISEKAADVKISQSVPLDLEDEITSIIHEIGVPAHIKGYMYLREAINMVVDNIELLSAVTKELYPSIAKKYNTTASRVERAIRHAIEVAWSRGQVDTINKLFGYTIHNGKGKPTNSEFIAMIADKLRLKNKVKNVAQ
- a CDS encoding 4Fe-4S binding protein, with product MSYTFIPIFHIISFLVDYLNSSVVNTVFYPFFVKSNKFTADDKCIGCGICVKECPLNNIHLKKTNLSGTRNVLTCKCPTEAIEYGKNSVGKVRYQCPI
- a CDS encoding C39 family peptidase — encoded protein: MKTPLGYQSTEYDCVPTTFINALKYLFERHEIFPEIIKNIYMYSLDTYNKNGKLGGNGTSYFAVELISNCINEFSKSHNLKIKCETLKNKEINLKTNSKVYKCLNNNGVAAVKVYFDSNIYHYVLLTSIDDDYVYVFDPYYRKRNFKDKEIKIIMDKSELYNRKISKSRFTEEQEKFYAMSLMEDRECTLIYKL
- a CDS encoding GtrA family protein → MTAIKNIYNKFINNNDFKHIIKFGCIGCLNTIFDFGIFSLLNILLGVNYIISQIISYFSGTLNSYLFNRFWTFNDTRNNKKTIMEIVQFIVVNLASLSVSLIGLSILMNNSSLNSFFAKIISMLLAQIVNFLGYRFWVFGKIVKLKSLN
- a CDS encoding NUDIX hydrolase → MKLTEDTVCEKNLYKGKVIELYLQKVRLSNGKCSDREIVKHPGGVAIIAFKDKETILMVEQYRKPLERVLIELPAGKIELGERTEECGKRELEEETGYKAREFTYLGKIATSPGFCNEYIYFYKAEDLYKGKLDRDEDEFINIKEVKINDIKEMIIKGIIIDAKTISAFMYL